A portion of the Cryptomeria japonica chromosome 5, Sugi_1.0, whole genome shotgun sequence genome contains these proteins:
- the LOC131875807 gene encoding pentatricopeptide repeat-containing protein At1g31430-like, whose translation MYAKSGSVDTAHDLFEKMPQTNVVTWNAMIEGYVLHRFVEMALETFMEMQLADVERNSTIFPSILHAFAKKGALKQGMNIYQSTKDCRISSDDVVATALVDMYAKMGVRQ comes from the coding sequence ATGTATGCCAAAAGTGGAAGCGTAGACACAGCACATGATCTGTTTGAGAAAATGCCTCAAACAAATGTGGTCACTTGGAATGCTATGATTGAAGGATATGTACTCCATAGATTTGTTGAaatggctttagaaactttcatggAAATGCAATTGGCAGATGTAGAGCGAAATTCCACAATCTTTCCAAGCATCCTCCATGCTTTTGCCAAAAAGGGAGCCTTGAAACAAGGCATGAACATCTATCAAAGCACAAAGGATTGTAGAATTTCGTCAGatgatgtagttgcaactgccctggttgACATGTATGCCAAAATGGGAGTTCGACAATAG